Proteins found in one Rhinolophus ferrumequinum isolate MPI-CBG mRhiFer1 chromosome 9, mRhiFer1_v1.p, whole genome shotgun sequence genomic segment:
- the UBXN10 gene encoding UBX domain-containing protein 10 isoform X1 has protein sequence MERSAEVSAARPVGPYGPAHGHPRPKRAPDVPGGLLAMATEAPVNVAPPECSTAVGTAADSFIWQPNSLNMHVTRPKSAKGRTRPSLHKPQGTGVCSHRTPASPPPAIPCELPTSQKPGACAPRSPNQGAPDEVPELLPQVHIGASSSLNKYPVLPSIHRKTLEEGAVETVATKASSLQLSSVQALYRGETYTKKTSKDDSRAPACPPERKLIVQTRRRTSFGAGDLEEPSDQEPRLLLAVRSPSGRRFVRHFRPTDNLQTVIAVAEHKNKATYPHCSIETMEVPRRRFSDLTKSLQECRIPHKSVLGISQEDGKGWPRVHSHAAGVLGL, from the exons ATGGAGCGGAGTGCCGAGGTGAGCGCTGCCCGGCCGGTAGGTCCCTATGGGCCTGCCCACGGCCACCCGCGACCAAAAAGGGCCCCCGACGTCCCTGG GGGTCTCTTAGCAATGGCCACAGAAGCCCCTGTGAATGTAGCTCCTCCTGAATGCAGCACGGCTGTCGGCACAGCAGCTGACAGCTTCATCTGGCAGCCAAACTCGCTGAACATGCACGTCACAAGGCCCAAGTCCGCCAAGGGACGTACACGGCCGAGTCTGCACAAACCCCAGGGCACGGGGGTGTGCTCTCACCGCACACCAGCTTCTCCACCTCCAGCCATTCCCTGCGAGTTGCCAACCAGCCAGAAACCAGGAGCCTGTGCACCCAGATCTCCAAATCAGGGAGCTCCTGATGAGGTCCCTGAGCTGCTGCCGCAGGTACACATAGGGGCTTCCTCTTCCCTCAATAAATACCCAgtccttccttccatccacagAAAGACTCTGGAAGAGGGGGCTGTGGAAACAGTAGCTACCAAGGCCAGCTCACTGCAACTGAGCAGCGTCCAGGCTCTTTACCGAGGGGAGACCTACACGAAGAAGACAAGCAAAGATGACTCCAGGGCCCCAGCTTGCCCCCCCGAGAGGAAACTCATCGTCCAAACCAGGAGACGGACCTCCTTCGGGGCTGGAGACCTCGAGGAACCATCAGATCAAGAGCCCAGGCTGCTGCTTGCTGTCAGATCACCGTCAGGCCGAAGGTTCGTCCGCCATTTCCGGCCAACTGATAACTTACAGACCGTCATTGCCGTGGCCGAACACAAGAACAAGGCCACCTACCCACACTGCAGCATTGAGACGATGGAAGTGCCCCGGAGACGTTTCTCTGACCTCACCAAATCTCTCCAAGAGTGCAGAATCCCCCACAAGTCAGTGCTGGGCATCTCACAGGAAGACGGGAAGGGGTGGCCCCGTGTCCACAGCCACGCAGCTGGGGTCCTGGGTCTCTGA
- the UBXN10 gene encoding UBX domain-containing protein 10 isoform X2 produces MATEAPVNVAPPECSTAVGTAADSFIWQPNSLNMHVTRPKSAKGRTRPSLHKPQGTGVCSHRTPASPPPAIPCELPTSQKPGACAPRSPNQGAPDEVPELLPQVHIGASSSLNKYPVLPSIHRKTLEEGAVETVATKASSLQLSSVQALYRGETYTKKTSKDDSRAPACPPERKLIVQTRRRTSFGAGDLEEPSDQEPRLLLAVRSPSGRRFVRHFRPTDNLQTVIAVAEHKNKATYPHCSIETMEVPRRRFSDLTKSLQECRIPHKSVLGISQEDGKGWPRVHSHAAGVLGL; encoded by the coding sequence ATGGCCACAGAAGCCCCTGTGAATGTAGCTCCTCCTGAATGCAGCACGGCTGTCGGCACAGCAGCTGACAGCTTCATCTGGCAGCCAAACTCGCTGAACATGCACGTCACAAGGCCCAAGTCCGCCAAGGGACGTACACGGCCGAGTCTGCACAAACCCCAGGGCACGGGGGTGTGCTCTCACCGCACACCAGCTTCTCCACCTCCAGCCATTCCCTGCGAGTTGCCAACCAGCCAGAAACCAGGAGCCTGTGCACCCAGATCTCCAAATCAGGGAGCTCCTGATGAGGTCCCTGAGCTGCTGCCGCAGGTACACATAGGGGCTTCCTCTTCCCTCAATAAATACCCAgtccttccttccatccacagAAAGACTCTGGAAGAGGGGGCTGTGGAAACAGTAGCTACCAAGGCCAGCTCACTGCAACTGAGCAGCGTCCAGGCTCTTTACCGAGGGGAGACCTACACGAAGAAGACAAGCAAAGATGACTCCAGGGCCCCAGCTTGCCCCCCCGAGAGGAAACTCATCGTCCAAACCAGGAGACGGACCTCCTTCGGGGCTGGAGACCTCGAGGAACCATCAGATCAAGAGCCCAGGCTGCTGCTTGCTGTCAGATCACCGTCAGGCCGAAGGTTCGTCCGCCATTTCCGGCCAACTGATAACTTACAGACCGTCATTGCCGTGGCCGAACACAAGAACAAGGCCACCTACCCACACTGCAGCATTGAGACGATGGAAGTGCCCCGGAGACGTTTCTCTGACCTCACCAAATCTCTCCAAGAGTGCAGAATCCCCCACAAGTCAGTGCTGGGCATCTCACAGGAAGACGGGAAGGGGTGGCCCCGTGTCCACAGCCACGCAGCTGGGGTCCTGGGTCTCTGA